The genomic segment CAAGGCACCAGCTCCTTCCCACCGCCTGCCAGGAGGGAATCACCCATGGCCTGGGTGGCAGTGCCAGGCTGAGGGTCTGGCGCTGATGTCCCCGTCCATCCTCACCAGTTCTGCCACAGCAGCAGTGAACACAGAGGAAGCACCTGGTTTGAGCCCAAGCTGCATGAGCATCTCACCGTTCAGCTGTTCCCAGGTGGTCTCAGAGGGAGCTGCATATACCAGGGACGTGCAGCTGGACCCAGCAATCCTGCTTTTGAGAAAAATAATGATGATGTATTAGTGTGAGTGTTTGTGGGGCGTGCTTTGGCACAAAGCTGACAGCTAACAGAGCTGCCCCGTGGGCTCAGCACAGCCCCATCAGGCAGCTTTGCCCACAGCACAGCCATGGCTCAGGcaggcagtggtgcaggcagcagggcaggcagcggtgcaggcagagcagcccaCTGGGGCGCCAGACTCTGCTGCTGTCTTGCCCCACAGGGCTGAGTGCCCAGGGACAGCATGGGTGGCAGGCTTCAGCATGGGTTGGGGATCTCTACCTGCTGTCCCCTCCTCTGTGCCACCCTGTGCCTGCTTCCCATCCCCTGGCATCCCTCTGCCATGGGAGCACTGACTGGGGAATGCAGCTGGGGACAGTGACTGGTGTGGGCACGGGCTCAGTCCCCGCCAGCTTGGGTGGGGACCCTTCCACACCATGGGGAGTGCTGGAGAGCCCCAGTGCAGTGGGAGGACATGGGGCCACCTCACAAACTCCAAACCAGGGGCGGGTACCTTGGAAAACCGCAGCTCATCCAGGACATCAGGGCTCTGGCTGGTGGCTGGGACAGAAGAGATGCTTGGCAGATGGGAGCCACGCTTTGGGCTCAGTTTCAAGCCTGGCACCTGGGAAACCCCTTTAGAGAACTGAAATCCCATGCGGGGCCACATGTACCTTCTCCAAGGAGCCACAGCGTAGCTGGGGGGTGGCAGGGGAAGCACAGAGGGGTGGGCAGGCACAGATCTGTGAGCAGCACCTGCACCAGGAGCCTTTCCCGGGGGTGCCAGGGCactgctgtggggcagcagcatcccccCCCTGGCACGGGGCACTCACTCATTGACAGGCACCACCCAGCCATGGGGCAGTCACAGGGCATGCACCCAGCCATGGGTCACTCACATAGCCATGGGGCTCAGCCACAGAGCACCCACCTTGCTATGGGACATGCACCCAGCCATTGAGCACCCTCTCAGGTATGGGACATGCATGAGCCACAAGACACACACCCAGCCATGGGCACGCACCCGCCCTCGGGgcacacactggctgtgggtCCCACGCTGCCCACGCGGCACAGGGGAGGTGCCGGGAGCCGCTGTGCCAGCACTGCGCGCAGCAGGAAGGACCCGCCGTGGGGCCGGGACGAggcaaaaccacagaaaagagGAAGCCCTAGAGTGCCCCAGCGCAGTGGCACAGCTGCCCAGGCAGACACAGGCACCTCGCACAGCACCGCGCCAGCGCTTCCCCGGTAAGTCTGATCTCGGCTCCACCACCCGTCACAGGGAGAGGGGCTGAGAAACGAGTCAGCTGCCAGCGCTACCGGACCAGGGTGTCCCCTCCCAGAGCATCCTCAAAACAAGGGCAGCATCCCCACTGCTGGAGGCAGGCGGgcagagggacctggagcacTGGTGCTGCCGTGTGCGGTGCAGGGAGCCGGCAGAGCTTTCCCAGGTTTTTCTGGAGCATAAGCTTAGCTCGTGTGTTTTAGCAGGACAGGCGGAGCAGGCCAGCACAGGCAAGGGATTTTTCACAGCAAAGCTGCAGTGTCTGAGGTGGGAAAGCAGGGCCCTGCTTTCTAGGAGGTTCCAAAATCACAGAGGAACGGGCACAGCCCTGGCTGGCAGTGGGGCTCAGGCAGCCAATGTGTTTATAGAGGTTACTGCAAAAGGGAAACTGCCTTTGGTGCTGGACCCTCTGGGTGCCCATGGGCACTGAGCACTGCTGGGTGGGCTCGAGCTGGTGACCAGACCCCAGCCCAGCCGAGTGTCCCCTTCACCATCCCTGCCACTGTTCTCTGGTCCCCTCAGTGCCACAAGTTATAGTATGGCATTGCCAGCAGAGGCCTGAGACAGGCAGCTGGGCACCGTGGCAGGGCGAGCATCTTGCAGCCAGGCTCCCATGCGCCTGTGGGCTGAGCCCTGTCAGCAGCAGCCACACACGACCCCTGCCCCGCTGCCCTCCCCGCGGGGCTCCGGCCATCGGTGACaacctgaaaataaaatatcagtGTTTGCGCACCAAGGCTGTGAGCTCCCAGGCTGCTGGGGCTGCCATGACTTTGATGGCCAGGGAGAGCACCCCAAGCCCAGGGAGAGCACCCTAAGTGCATGGGGAGCACCCCAATTCCAGGGAGAGCACCCTAAGCACAGGGAGAGCACCCTAAGCACAGGGAGAGCACCCAAAGCCCAGGGAGAGCCCTGCGGTCACTGCAGGAGGGTGCTGCGGTGGGGGGACACTTCTCGGGCAGGACACTCCAGTCTGGCCATgagcagggttttggagttcccAGTCACTCCCAGGTACACCCCAGTTTGCAGCTGGGACCTCACCATGGGGTGTTAGGACAGGGCTCAGGGTGTTACCCCTTGCCCTTTGGTGTGTGGTCCCTGGCTGCAGCAAGGCTGCCTGCTCTTTGGGCCCAGCCTGCCCTGGGCAAAACTGGAAGGGTGGAGTGGGACTGTGGCTGTTTGttcagtggggaaactgaggcacagaccaCATCCCTTGTGCGTGTAATGGGGAGCGGTGCCAGGCAGTTGGGGTGGGGGGCCACGGGTGGCTGCTGCTCATCAGCTCCGTGCCCGCctccagcagcatccctgctcaccccagagctggggacaccaggaacaCAAAAGCCACCAGAGGGTCACACCAGGTGCATGGGGGACCCGGGGGAGTGACAGGAGGCAGCAGAGGGGTCAGGGGTGATACTGGGGCCTCGGTTTAATGGAGAAGCCCTTTCTCCATCCCCTCTGGCCCCAGCACCTCCCCACTGCCCTCACCTCCTACAGGACGAGCTGACACTCCTCAGTGgcctctcctctctcccaggtGCAGGTCTGTCACCCAAGCAGGTGACAGCCAGCTCAGCAGCATGCTCCGGGCATTGCCACGGCTGCCATGGGGCTGGCCGGGCGTGAAGGTGGCGTTCACTGCCGGGGTGTTTGTAACCACCCTCTGGAACCTGAGATGCTTCCTCAACCCCTCTGAGATGTCCAGAGAAGCCCCCAAGCACAGTGAGCCGCTGGTGGTCCTGGTGTGGGCATGGCCCTCAAAGCAGGTCCCCAACATCAGCGGGGACGTTTGCCGTGAGCTGTACGGCATCACGGGCTGCCGGCTCACCAcggagcggcggctcctgcgccgCGCAGACGTGGTGGTGTTTCCCCACACCAGGCTGCAGCCCGGCAGGGACAGGCTGCCCCAGGAGAGGCCGCCAGGACAGAACTGGGTGTGGGTCTCGCTGGAGTCCCCTTCCAACACTAAAGCTCTAGCGGGATGGAACCAGACCTTCAACTGGGTGATGACATACAGGCAGGACTCAGACATCTTCATCCCCTACGGCAAGCTTGTGCCCAACCGGTCAGCCACTGTGAATATCCCCACAAAGACCAACTTGGTGTCCTGGGTTATCAGCAACTATCACAGGACTCAGAAAAGAGCTGAAGTCTACAAAAACCTCTCTAGGTACCTCCATGTTAACATATAcgggaaagcaaacaaaaagccactTTGCAAGGACTGCCTCTTGCCAACAACGTCCAAGTCCAAGTTCTACCTGGCCTTTGAGAACTCCATTCACCAGGACTACATCACCGAGAAGCTCTGGAGGAACTCGCTGCTGGCCGGCACCGTGCCCGTGGTGCTGGGCCCTCCAAGGGCCAACTACGAGCAGTTTGTCCCTGCAGACTCTTTCATTCACGTCGATGACTTTGATTCCCTGGCAGAGCTGGCCACCTTCCTGAAGACCATGAACTCCAGCCGCTACCGGCAGTTCTTTGCCTGGCAGAAGAGGTACAGCGTGAAGCTCTATGCCGACTGGAGGGAGCGCATCTGCACCATCTGCACCGCCTACCCCAGCCTGCCCCGTGGCCACGTCTATCCCGACCTGGAGAGCTGGTTCAACGCCTAGCACAGGGCGATGTGTGCTGTGACCATCAGGGACACTTCTGGGGTGAAGGGAGCCTGGGACACCCTTCTGCAGAGCAGGACGTGGAGCACGGAGGAACACGGGAGCCCTGACCTCTCTTCCCAGTCTGGCTGTTGCCACACTGGGAACTTGAGCAACTCTACGTGACTTAATGTCTTGCAAAACAGGACTAACCCCCCACCCCAGACCCGAGACTGAGCTACCTCGCCAGGGTGCTGGCAGGACAAAAGGGTGCTTTGGAAGTAAATGATGTGGTACTGCAGAGGCTCTACCTGTGGTGCACAGGGTGGGGGGCCGGCTGTGGGCTCAGGGCTCCCCAACCTCTCCGTGCCATTGCTGTATCCCCCCGGCACCCTCTGCTGGGTGGTGACATTTCTGGCTAGGATGGAGGAGTTTACCTCGGGGCAGCCCAGGTGCACCCAGCACCCCGGTGCACAGATGGAGGGCACAGCCTCTGCTCCACTGCTTCTCAGCACACTCATTTCTCCCACCCACCCCCACCTCAAACCGTGGGTGTCACCATGCCAGGAAGGACTGGCGGGACACCAGATGCTCCTGAGTGCAATCTCAGCTTGCTCAGTGCAGGGCCGAGTCAGAGAGGGATGCTGTGGTTTCTCACTCCCCTGCTGCGGCAGGAAGCCAGCGAAGTGGTGGTGTCCAGAGCGTCACAACGAGCACAGAGCAAAGCTGCTCCCATGGGAACCCTGTGGCACCGGCAGCCTGTGCCACGTGCCCTGGGTACTGCCAAGCCCCTGCACGCCCTCCACTgtgcaccc from the Patagioenas fasciata isolate bPatFas1 chromosome 20, bPatFas1.hap1, whole genome shotgun sequence genome contains:
- the FUT7 gene encoding alpha-(1,3)-fucosyltransferase 7 — protein: MLRALPRLPWGWPGVKVAFTAGVFVTTLWNLRCFLNPSEMSREAPKHSEPLVVLVWAWPSKQVPNISGDVCRELYGITGCRLTTERRLLRRADVVVFPHTRLQPGRDRLPQERPPGQNWVWVSLESPSNTKALAGWNQTFNWVMTYRQDSDIFIPYGKLVPNRSATVNIPTKTNLVSWVISNYHRTQKRAEVYKNLSRYLHVNIYGKANKKPLCKDCLLPTTSKSKFYLAFENSIHQDYITEKLWRNSLLAGTVPVVLGPPRANYEQFVPADSFIHVDDFDSLAELATFLKTMNSSRYRQFFAWQKRYSVKLYADWRERICTICTAYPSLPRGHVYPDLESWFNA